CAACTTCATCGGTGTCAGCAGGATGCGGCGCACCAGCACCCATACGGCCACCAGCATCAGCAGCACCACCAGCGTCATCACCCCGACCATGGTCATCATGCGGTGATAAGTGCTTTCATTCTGGGCATTGCCTTGCTCCAGCAGCTCGACATTCTGCGCCCGCCACTGTTTGTAGGCATCTTCGAGATCGTCCTGCGCCTGCTGGGCATCCAGATTGCCGTAGGAAGGATAATCGTTAGCTTTCAGGAATACCGCAGACTGCTGCAACAGATTGGCCATTGCGGTGAACTTCGCTTCAACCAGCGTTGCAGCGGCATCACTTTGCCCGGCGATGCGTGGCAGATTCTTATACTGAGTGAAGTGCTGCTGCGCTTCATCCAGCGACGCCCCGGCGGCGGTTAACAACTTGTCGATGGCGGCCAGCGAGGCGGCATCGGTTTGCTTCTTCAGAATACGAATGGCGACGCGGTTAATGGTGACACGGGTTTTGACCAGCGTTTGCCAGCCGTCGGCCAGTTCACGTTGCTGGTGAGAGAGTTGATCGCTGGTGGTGAAGTTTCGTTGTCCTGAAATTAATGAGGTTAAAAACAGGGAGCCGGAAACGGCCTGCATGGCTGTGAACACCACCAGAATCATGATGATGGCGGTCACGACTTTCATTCTTTTAAGCATCCTGGTATCTCTGCGCAAAAAGGGGCGTGTACAGAGGTTATCGGTGTAAAAGAAAGGCGCTTTACTGTCGGCAGAAAATAATTTCGGCGGAAAATGATTCCCCCATGACGGGCATGGGGGAGGAGGGGAGGTTAGATGCGGCTGCCCCACAGGTCGTACTCATCAGCGTGCTCGACTTTGACGCGCACCACATCGCCGACCTTCACCTGACGATCGCCATTCAGGTACACCGCGCCGTCGATTTCCGGTGCATCGGCCATGCTGCGGCCTACGGCACCTTCTTCATCCACTTCATCGATGATCACCAGAATTTCGCGACCAATCTTCTCTTGCAGACGTTCTGCGGAAATCTTCTGCTGCAGCTGCATAAAGCGATCGAAACGTTCCTGTTTCACATCGTCCGGCACCGGGTCCGGTAACTGGTTGGCAGTGGCACCTTCAACCGGGCTGTACTGGAAGCATCCGACGCGGTCAAGGCGCGCTTCCTTCAGGAAGTCGAGCAGCATCTGGAAATCTTCTTCTGTTTCACCCGGGAAACCGACGATAAAGGTCGAACGCAGCGTCAGCTCCGGGCAGATTTCACGCCAGCGTTTAATGCGTTCCAGCGTGCGTTCTACAGCACCCGGGCGCTTCATCAGCTTAAGAATACGCGGGCTGGCGTGTTGCAGCGGGATATCCAGGTACGGCAGGAGTTTACCTTCCGCCATCAGTGGGATGACATCATCTACGTGCGGGTAAGGATAGACATAATGCAGACGCACCCAGACGCCGAGTTTTGCCAGCTGTTCACACAGGCTAACCATGCTGGTTTTGACCGGCGAGCCATTCCAGAAACCGGTACGGTGCTTCACATCCACGCCATAAGCGGAGGTATCCTGGGAGATCACCAGCAGCTCTTTCACGCCCGCTTCCACCAGACGTTTGGCTTCATCCAGTACCGAACCAATCGGGCGGCTATCAAGATCGCCACGCATCGACGGAATGATGCAGAAGGTGCAGCGATGGTTGCAGCCTTCAGAAATTTTCAGGTAAGCGTAGTGACGTGGCGTCAGTTTCACGCCCTGCTGCGGCACCAGGCTCAGGAACGGGTTGTGTTCCGGCTTTGGCACATAGTGATGCACATGCGACAGCACCTGCTCATAGCTGTGCGGTCCGGTGATTTCCAGCACTTTCGGGTGAACTTCACGGATCTGATCCACTTTGGCACCCAGGCAGCCGGTCACGATCACTTTGCCGTTCTCGTTCAGCGCTTCACCAATCGCTTCCAGGGATTCCTGCACGGCGCTGTCGATAAATCCACAGGTGTTGACGATGACGATCTCCGCATCATCGTAGCGTGGGACCACGTCATAGCCTTCAGTACGCAGCTCCGTCAGGATACGCTCTGAATCGACAAGGTTTTTTGGACAGCCTAAAGAGATAAATCCTACTTTAGGTGGAAGAGTCGTCGACTTTTCCAATACGTTGTCAGGTGTTTTGTTATGGGACATTGCTCATTTTCCGGTTCTAAGCAGGAATGGCGCGAGATTCTACAGATGGACAAACAAAAATTATACTCCTATATGTGCAGATCAAGTGATAAGCAGACACCGGGAACTGACCCAGGGGTGCTAACCAGGGGCAGAAAGACAATTGCAGCTTATCTTTCATCTCGGGGGGCTGTTGACTGTTCCGGGGTAATTCATAAGGAATTTTGCGAAAAAATATGACGCAAATAATGTTTTGAGGAAAAAGTTATTTTTTATTAATGTCATTTGTTCTAAATTTCGCATGATAATGATGCACGCTGTGCATAAGTGTTTGATTAGTGATTTTGTACGCAATTTACTATTGCGAATTACCATCTTCGTTAAAATTAAAACCCCTCTGAATCGGGACCGGAGTGTCCTTGCGTAGTCATATAAGAAGTTAAACTTAACAAAAGGATTCGTTATGTCTTACAGTTGTTATTTCATTCTTAATCGTCGTGAGTTCTCAACATTGCATTGTCCTGGTATAGGAACATTCAGAGCATTTTCCGGGCAGGGTGAGGGGCGTAACAACCCTGACATGACACATGTCACTAATATTGGACCTTTGCTCAGAGGGCGTTATTTTATTGTTGAACGTCCTGTTGGAGGTACACTTGGACCAATAAAGGAAATGTTCTATCGTGACATCTACGGTACTGACCGCTCAAAATGGTTTGCTCTCTATCGGGATGATGGAAAAATTGATGATTGGACGTTTACGCAAGGCATAAAACGCGGAGGTTTCCGCTTGCATCCTGTCGGGCCAAGGGGATTGAGTGAAGGGTGTATCACCCTCACAAGTCAGGCACAATTTGAATATCTTCATGATAGGTTGATTGCAGCAGGTGCAATGATTAACATCCCAGGAAGTAAGCTGAAAGCCTACGGTACGGTAAAGGTATATTGAATGAAGAAAATCGTCCTGTTTATCCTGGTTTTTTTAGGCTGCTTTTATGGCTCTGTTAACCTTCTTTCCTTCGTGATTCCGATGCGGTTCTTTTATATTCTGGGAAATTGGCTTAATCAGGACGGGGTAGATAATACACTTGATTTGGTGTTCTATGTTAATGCTGGCTTATCAGTGTTCATTTCAGCTGCTCTGGCGTTATTAGCTTGTAATTTGTGGGTTGGAAAAAATTAGAATCCATTTTTTATTTACCTATCGAGGCCTGATGATTGCAATCATATTGTCTTTCTCATAAGTGGGGGTGTTGAGAAAATGACGTGGTTATATAAAAAGTGATTCAGACGATTGGGGTTCTTTTTGGTAATCTAATCCCTCTCGCTGCGATTTTTTTAGGTGGTATCTTCTTCGTCATTTTTATCCCTGGATATGCTGTGTTACTGACTGTTATTTGGGCCGTAGTTGTACTGGTAATCGATATCCGTTACTCGAAATGGTATTAATTAGCGAGTCAGTGAAACCCCATTTTTCTTAGGTTGAAAATAGTGAAGGAGAAGTTTTTATACCAGTCGGGTGTGGCGCCATGGGGAGCCAGAGGCTGACAAATAAAAATCCATCACAGTGACTCTGGGTGCAAGGGAAATTGTATAGCCAGTTGTCAGGCTTTTTGCCAGGCTATGAATGCGGCTTACCACGCGGGATGTGGGCAAAGTCGCGGGCTGGGTGAGGGTAACCGCAGCGCTGGCGGGGTTGTCTTCCCCAGGCTATTTTGCTTAAATCCCCGGTTGGAATTTATAAGTGATTATCGATATTAGAAAAAAATGTGCGTCGCTGACGGTGAATCCCTCACTGCCAGGGCCGAAGTGGATAATGTGAGAGCAGAGAAATGAAAGAGATCATCAAAGGTTTTCTGAGTTTTCAACAGAATGTGTTCCCTGAAAGGAAGGATCTTTTCAAAAGCCTGGCGTCCAACCAAAATCCCAAAGCCCTGTTTATCTCCTGCTCAGACAGCCGTCTGGTGCCGGAACTGGTTACGCAGCAGGAGCCTGGCCAGCTGTTCGTTATCCGTAATGCCGGTAATATTGTGCCGTCATTCGGACCGGAACCAGGCGGTGTCTCTGCCACTATCGAATACGCGGTCGTGGCGCTGGGTGTGAGCGAAATCATCATTTGCGGCCACTCCAACTGTGGCGCGATGAAAGCGATCGCCGAATGTTCCTGCATGGATACCATGCCAGCGGTGGAGCACTGGCTGCGTTATGCCGATGCCGCGCGTGCGGTGGTGGAAAACAAAAAGTACGACACGCCGGAAACCAAGCTGACCGAGATGGTAAAAGAGAACGTCATCGCGCAGCTGCACAATATCAAAACTCACCCGTCTGTTGCGGTGGCGCTGCGTAAGAAAACGCTGCGCCTGCATGGCTGGGTTTATGATATTGAGAGCGGCAAAATTATGGCGCTGACTAAAGGGGGCGACGAGTTTGTTTCCCTGTCAGATAATCCTGAAACCTGCTTCGAATAATCCTCTAACCACCTGTGCTTACAGGGCGCAGGTGGTTTCTATTCACATTTCTTCAAATTTCCTCACCTCCCGTTACTGCCCGCACTATGCTTGAAAAGCAATGAATAAACATAAGGGCTCTCGTATGCGATCACATCTGTGTATTCCATTAGTGACGCTGGCTTTTCTGGCGGCGGGTTGTACATCTCATGTTGCTGATACGAAACAATATTCTGGTTTTCTCGGCGATTATAGCCAGCTAACCATGGCGGAGTCAGCAAGTGGTAAACCGACGATGCGCTGGATATCGCCGGATTATCATGGCGCGAAGTATCCAAACGTCGTTTATACCCCCATCGTTTATTACCCGGCAGCGCATCCCACGCAGCGTATCAGCCAGCAGACGCTGGATCAGATACGACAATATGCCGACCAGAAACTCAAAGACGGGATTTCAGTACATAAAAATCTCGTGACGCAGAAAGGCCCGAATACCATGGTGGTGAGAGCTGCTATCACCGCCGTGGCGGGTGAGAACGAGGGTGTCCAGTTCTATGAAGTGATACCGGTTGGGGCAGTGATTGCCGGAACCATGGCGGCCACCGGACATCGTACTCAGAACAGCGCGTTGTACCTTGAAGTGGAAGCTTCCGATGCGCAAACCGGTAAACCGCTGATCAAGGTGGTACGTAAAGCCTTTGGCCGTACGCTGCCGAACAGTGAAACACCGATCACCCTGAATGACATCCGTCCAGGCATTGATGAGATGGTACGGGATGCCGTCTCCTTCTCCGCGCCGTAACAAGCTGCCCGGTTCGCCGGGCTTAATGTTTTGTAAATCCTGCACATCCTTTTTTACTTGCTGACTACCCTTAACGGCAGACGGTGAAAAAGGAGAAACCCATGCGATTGTTGCAAGCTGCGTTGCTGTTCGGCAGTGCGCTAAGTTGTTCCCTGCCAGTATTGGCGGCTGATGTACAGGTGCAGGTTTTGCAGGAGAAACTGGACCATCCCTGGTCGGTGGCCTTTCTGCCGGATAATCACACCCTGTTAATTACCGAACGGTCGGGCCAGTTACGCAGCTGGCAGCCGGGCAAAGGCGTATCGGCACCTATTAGCGGCGTACCCAAAGTCTGGGCGCATCGGCAGGGCGGCCTGCTTGATGTGGTGCTGGCACCGGACTTCGCGCAAAGTCGCCGCGTGTGGCTCAGCTATACCACCGCCGATGCTGACGGACGTGCGGGGGGCGTGGTGGGTTATGGTCGTCTGAGCGACGATAACCGGCAGCTGAGTGATTTTCAGGTGGTACTGGAGCAAACCCCGAAGCTCTCCACTGGCGCCAACCTGGGAACGCGGCTGGCGTTCGACAGGCAGGGATTTTTGTGGATTGCTTTTGGTGACAACTTTGCCAGCAGCAGTGCGCAGGACCTCGATAAACTCTCGGGAAAAATCATTCGCCTGACTGCCGATGGCAAAATTCCGGCGGATAATCCATTTGTCGGACGCCAGGGGGCGCGTGGTGAAATCTGGGCCTATGGCGTGCGTAATCCGCAGGGGCTGGCGCTCAATCCCTGGACGCAGCAGATGTGGGAGAGTGAGCATGGCCCGCGCGGCGGCGATGAAGTGAATATCCCGGAAAAAGGCAAAAACTACGGCTGGCCGCTGGCGACCTGGGGTATCGATTACAGTGGGCAAAAAGTACCGGAAGCCAAAGGTGGCGAGGTACCGGGTACCGAACAACCGCTGTTTTACTGGAAAGTCTCACCGGCGATCAGTGGGATGGCGTTTTACAATAGCGCACGTTTCCCGCAGTGGAAGAATTCGTTATTTATTGGCGCATTGAAGGAAAAAAGCCTGATTCGCTTACAGGTGAATGGCGAGAAAGTGGTGGAAGAACAGCGTTTGCTGAACGATCGCGCTGAACGCATTCGCGATGTCCGCCAGGGACCGGATGGCTTTCTGTATGTGCTGACCGATGAGGCCAACGGCAAACTGCTGAAAGTGGGGCTGGCGGAGAGCGCCAGCACACCACGTGGGTAATTAACGTACCCAGTTACACACTTCCCAGCCGCGTTGTTGCGCTTCCTGTTGCAACAGCGTGTCCGGGTTAATCACATAAGCATGATCGGCATGGGCCAGCAGCGGCAAATCATTCATTGAGTCGCTGTACGCCCAGGTATGATCGAAACGATGGTCCTGCTGTAGCGCTTTCCAGTCGCCCAGCCGTGCCACTTTACCTTCTTTGTAGGTCATGGTGCCGTAGGTCTGGCCGCTGTAGCGGTCATCGACAATCTCGACACCAATCGCCAGCGCACCGTGTACGCCGAGGCGTTCAGCAATCGGAATAGCCAGATGTTCACCGCTGGCAGTAATGATCATCACCGTGTCGCCACGCTGCTGATGCCAGTTGATGCGTTCGCGCGCGGCGGGAAAGACCCGCGGCAGAATGTCGCGGTGGATAAAACGGCGCACCCAGCCGGATACCGTCATGGTGGCCATACCGGCTAACGGGGCGAGGGTGGTGTTCATATATTCTTCTATTGATAGCGTACCGGCGTGATATTGGGTCATTAGCGATTGTTCTTCGCTAATCAGATCGGCGGGGGCAAAACCCTGTGAAACCAGCCAGCGTAGCCACAGGCTGGTGCTGTCTTCACAAATCAGGGTTTCGTCCAGATCGAACACGGCTAAGTCCATCATGATTCTCCTCAGGCTGACTGAAATCAGGTTAGCGGAAATTTGTGACTGGCTTAACTGATCTGCGAAAAATCGGAATTTCTCGCAATTTTTCACAGATGGCGACAGATCAATGCTGGCAGCGAGGCGGCGTTGGTGCCAGGGTTACTCTAATAAACTCTATAAAACTTTACGGTCAGACGGTTTTTTTCGCCGGCGCGAACCGTTAGCGTTCTGGTTTACGTGCGTCTTGCTGGCAAAGAACCACGATATTTAACAAGGACAAACATCTGGTCATGCTCATGAGAAAATTCGCTATCACCCCTGCCTGGCGGCCTTTGGCTGCATCCTCCTTATTATTACTGCTCGTTCCGGTCACCGTTCTGGCTGAAGACGCACCCGCCGCGCCGCAGCTGGATGCCAAAGCCTGGATTTTAATGGACTACAACAGCGGCAAGGTTCTGGCTGAATCGAATGCCGATCAGCGTCTCGACCCCGCCAGTCTGACCAAAATGATGACCAGCTATGTGGTCGGCCAGGCGCTGAAATCCGGTAAAATCACCAATAACGATCTGGTGACCATTGGTCAGGATGCCTGGGCCACCGGCAACCCGAAATTACGTGGTTCATCTCTGATGTTCCTGAAGCCCGGCGATCGCATTCCGGTATCCGAGCTGAATAAAGGCGTCGTGATTCAATCCGGTAACGATGCCTGTATCGCGCTGGCCGATTATGTGGCGGGCAGTCAGGATGCGTTTATCGGTTTGATGAATAACTACGCCAAAGCCTTTGGCCTGCAAAATACCCATTTTATGACGGTGCATGGGCTGGATGCCGACGGGCAGTACAGTACCGCGCGTGATATGGCGATTATTGGTCAGCGGCTGATCCGCGATGTGCCGGATGAATATGCGCTGAATAAAGAGAAAGAATTTACCTTCAACCACATTAAACAGATGAACCGTAACCGTCTGCTGTGGAGCACCAATCTCAACGTGGACGGTATCAAAACCGGTCATACCTCGGGAGCAGGCAATAACCTGGTGGCGTCCGCCACTGACGGCGATATGCGTCTGATTTCGGTGGTGCTCGGGGCGCAGACCGATGCCATCCGCTTCCGTGAAAGTGAAAAGCTTCTCACCTGGGGTTTTCGTTTTTATGAAACCGTAACGCCGATCAAGTCGGATAAACCTTTTGCGCAGCAACGCGTCTGGTTTGGCGATCGTAGCCAGGTCAATCTCGGGGTCGCCCAGGATGCCGCCATCACCCTTCCTAAAGGGCAGATGAAAAACCTGAAAGCCAGTTTCACGCTCACCTCGCCGCAGCTGGAAGCACCACTGAAGAAAAATCAGGTGGTGGGAACCATCGATTTTCAGCTGGATGGCAAAACGGTGGAACAACGTCCGCTGGTGGCGATGGAAGATGTTGCGGAAGGGGGCTTCATTGGCCGTATCTGGGATTTCATTATGATGAAATTCAACGGCTGGTTTGGCAAATGGTTTAGCTAATTGCCCTTTGCGGACTGATAACGGCGCGATACATCGCGCCGTTATCGGGTATTTACTCGCGAATCCATCCTTTACGAATCGGCATCGCAAACAAGGCGCGGTAAATCTGATGCGTCAGTGCCAGCATACGCTCACCATACAACTGCCAGGCGAGGTGCGACGCCAGACAGCCGAGCATACCCACCAGGAAACCGCCGAGCATATCCAGCGGCCAGTGCACGCCAAGGTAGACGCGCGACCAGGCGATAGCGCTGCCGACCAGCAGTAAAATCACCCCCGACCACAAACGGTGCCAGCAAATAAACGCCAGCGCGAAGGTGAAAATCGTGGTGCCATGATCGCTGGGATAGGAATCATCAGCAGCATGAGACAGAAACTGATGCCCCAGGCCGATGACAAACGGGCGTGGATGAGGCAGCAGTTGGCTGATGCACCAGGCGATGCTGAGCGCATAAATCAGCGCCATCCCGGTTTTCAATACCAGCGCGCGCTGCGAACTGACCTGCTCACGCGGCCCCCACAGCCACAGCGCGACAATCAGGAGCGGCACAATGGCGATCAGGTCCTGCGCAATAAAGGTCGCCAGTTTTATCAGCCACTGTGGTGAATCCGGCGTGGCGTTAATCCATAAAAAGAGGGTGCGGTTGAGTTCTTCCATTACGCTCTCTTGTTCCTCATCTTGTTTACCCAAAAGAAACACCAGCAAAAATCAGCATCTGGGTCAGCCAGACCCACCAGCCCGCCCACAGGTTGTGGGAGAAAAAGTGCGCACCGCGCATCACCTGGCCATAACCCATCAGCAGGCCCAGTGCGATGCCAGCCAGCAGTGCCAGCAGGGCGCGGCGTGGCTTCTCCGGCCACCACAGGAAAAACAGCCCCATTACCGCAAAACCGCTTGAAGCATGCCCGCCGGGGAAACACTGACCGGGACCGCTACCCGCCGGAATGGCATCCAGCAGGGGAAAGCTCACCGCTTTGCCACCAAACATCGCCAGATCCCACGGACAGGAGTGGGCGCTGTGCGCCTTCAAAATCCCGACCACCAGCGGCCCCAGACCGAATAGCAAGGCCACCAGCACCCGGCGTCCATCGCGGCGCTGAATCCCACGTAACAGCATCAGCACGGCACCGACGATGATCACATCCTTCAGCAGGCGATGGTTAATCAGGTCCAGCCAGCGGTTGTGCTGCCACGGGAAGCGCTGCGTCAGCGGATCAAACCAAAACTGGCTGATGGCGATATCGAAGCTTTCATGGCGCGACCACAGCAGGAACACAGACGCTAAAAATGCCAGCAAAATAAAGTTGATAGCGTAAAAGCGACGCGACAGCGGGTAAATAGCAGGGTTCTTAATCATGAGGTGGG
This genomic stretch from Pantoea cypripedii harbors:
- a CDS encoding PQQ-dependent sugar dehydrogenase, with product MRLLQAALLFGSALSCSLPVLAADVQVQVLQEKLDHPWSVAFLPDNHTLLITERSGQLRSWQPGKGVSAPISGVPKVWAHRQGGLLDVVLAPDFAQSRRVWLSYTTADADGRAGGVVGYGRLSDDNRQLSDFQVVLEQTPKLSTGANLGTRLAFDRQGFLWIAFGDNFASSSAQDLDKLSGKIIRLTADGKIPADNPFVGRQGARGEIWAYGVRNPQGLALNPWTQQMWESEHGPRGGDEVNIPEKGKNYGWPLATWGIDYSGQKVPEAKGGEVPGTEQPLFYWKVSPAISGMAFYNSARFPQWKNSLFIGALKEKSLIRLQVNGEKVVEEQRLLNDRAERIRDVRQGPDGFLYVLTDEANGKLLKVGLAESASTPRG
- a CDS encoding DUF3313 domain-containing protein, with translation MRSHLCIPLVTLAFLAAGCTSHVADTKQYSGFLGDYSQLTMAESASGKPTMRWISPDYHGAKYPNVVYTPIVYYPAAHPTQRISQQTLDQIRQYADQKLKDGISVHKNLVTQKGPNTMVVRAAITAVAGENEGVQFYEVIPVGAVIAGTMAATGHRTQNSALYLEVEASDAQTGKPLIKVVRKAFGRTLPNSETPITLNDIRPGIDEMVRDAVSFSAP
- a CDS encoding carbonic anhydrase codes for the protein MKEIIKGFLSFQQNVFPERKDLFKSLASNQNPKALFISCSDSRLVPELVTQQEPGQLFVIRNAGNIVPSFGPEPGGVSATIEYAVVALGVSEIIICGHSNCGAMKAIAECSCMDTMPAVEHWLRYADAARAVVENKKYDTPETKLTEMVKENVIAQLHNIKTHPSVAVALRKKTLRLHGWVYDIESGKIMALTKGGDEFVSLSDNPETCFE
- the ybjG gene encoding undecaprenyl-diphosphate phosphatase, whose product is MEELNRTLFLWINATPDSPQWLIKLATFIAQDLIAIVPLLIVALWLWGPREQVSSQRALVLKTGMALIYALSIAWCISQLLPHPRPFVIGLGHQFLSHAADDSYPSDHGTTIFTFALAFICWHRLWSGVILLLVGSAIAWSRVYLGVHWPLDMLGGFLVGMLGCLASHLAWQLYGERMLALTHQIYRALFAMPIRKGWIRE
- the rimO gene encoding 30S ribosomal protein S12 methylthiotransferase RimO gives rise to the protein MSHNKTPDNVLEKSTTLPPKVGFISLGCPKNLVDSERILTELRTEGYDVVPRYDDAEIVIVNTCGFIDSAVQESLEAIGEALNENGKVIVTGCLGAKVDQIREVHPKVLEITGPHSYEQVLSHVHHYVPKPEHNPFLSLVPQQGVKLTPRHYAYLKISEGCNHRCTFCIIPSMRGDLDSRPIGSVLDEAKRLVEAGVKELLVISQDTSAYGVDVKHRTGFWNGSPVKTSMVSLCEQLAKLGVWVRLHYVYPYPHVDDVIPLMAEGKLLPYLDIPLQHASPRILKLMKRPGAVERTLERIKRWREICPELTLRSTFIVGFPGETEEDFQMLLDFLKEARLDRVGCFQYSPVEGATANQLPDPVPDDVKQERFDRFMQLQQKISAERLQEKIGREILVIIDEVDEEGAVGRSMADAPEIDGAVYLNGDRQVKVGDVVRVKVEHADEYDLWGSRI
- a CDS encoding phosphatase PAP2 family protein, with product MIKNPAIYPLSRRFYAINFILLAFLASVFLLWSRHESFDIAISQFWFDPLTQRFPWQHNRWLDLINHRLLKDVIIVGAVLMLLRGIQRRDGRRVLVALLFGLGPLVVGILKAHSAHSCPWDLAMFGGKAVSFPLLDAIPAGSGPGQCFPGGHASSGFAVMGLFFLWWPEKPRRALLALLAGIALGLLMGYGQVMRGAHFFSHNLWAGWWVWLTQMLIFAGVSFG
- a CDS encoding HAD family hydrolase; translated protein: MDLAVFDLDETLICEDSTSLWLRWLVSQGFAPADLISEEQSLMTQYHAGTLSIEEYMNTTLAPLAGMATMTVSGWVRRFIHRDILPRVFPAARERINWHQQRGDTVMIITASGEHLAIPIAERLGVHGALAIGVEIVDDRYSGQTYGTMTYKEGKVARLGDWKALQQDHRFDHTWAYSDSMNDLPLLAHADHAYVINPDTLLQQEAQQRGWEVCNWVR
- a CDS encoding serine hydrolase, giving the protein MRKFAITPAWRPLAASSLLLLLVPVTVLAEDAPAAPQLDAKAWILMDYNSGKVLAESNADQRLDPASLTKMMTSYVVGQALKSGKITNNDLVTIGQDAWATGNPKLRGSSLMFLKPGDRIPVSELNKGVVIQSGNDACIALADYVAGSQDAFIGLMNNYAKAFGLQNTHFMTVHGLDADGQYSTARDMAIIGQRLIRDVPDEYALNKEKEFTFNHIKQMNRNRLLWSTNLNVDGIKTGHTSGAGNNLVASATDGDMRLISVVLGAQTDAIRFRESEKLLTWGFRFYETVTPIKSDKPFAQQRVWFGDRSQVNLGVAQDAAITLPKGQMKNLKASFTLTSPQLEAPLKKNQVVGTIDFQLDGKTVEQRPLVAMEDVAEGGFIGRIWDFIMMKFNGWFGKWFS
- a CDS encoding DUF2778 domain-containing protein, yielding MSYSCYFILNRREFSTLHCPGIGTFRAFSGQGEGRNNPDMTHVTNIGPLLRGRYFIVERPVGGTLGPIKEMFYRDIYGTDRSKWFALYRDDGKIDDWTFTQGIKRGGFRLHPVGPRGLSEGCITLTSQAQFEYLHDRLIAAGAMINIPGSKLKAYGTVKVY